From the Winogradskyella forsetii genome, the window TGGAGATAGAGCCAAAGGAATTACATGAGCGCGTTCCGTTTATTTGTGGTAGTAAGAATATGGTGGAGAAGGCTGAAGAGTTCGTACGAAACCATGGTTAAATCGGAAAATCTGAGAAATATCAATAAAAAAAGCAACCTAAATTAGGTTGCTTTTTCTATTTTATATAAGTTAACTAAACTACTTATTCATATTTTTCATTTCTTCAATAAACGTATCCACATCCACTTTATCATACGCAAGTGCCAAGGCTTTGTCAGCAATATACTTTACGTTTTGGGAATGAAATCCTAAACCAACACAAAGTTTTTCTAACAACCAATGCTGATTTGGCCCTTCAATATCATCTGCCCAAACCATACGAACTAAGTCATACAAACGTTCTAAGCGAATTTCATAAGAATGTGGTGCATTAATCGGATGCGTATTGTAATCCTTTAATATTTCTTTTAAATCGTGTTCTGAAATATCCAATCGTGTTGCTAAACGTTCTAAAAAAGCTCTTTCATTATCGGTAATCACACCATCACTCATAGCAACTCTGACTATGGACGCAAAATGGTCTTCATTACGTTTTTTAAATCCGCTATCAAATAAATTTGAAAATGACATATATCTATTTTTAGTATCTAAATTATTAATTCTGAACAAATATAATTCTATTCAAAGAATTATCATTAGTGTACACTTCAAAAATTTTATATTTGCACCTTCAAATAAAGAAACTTGAGTAAAGTATCTATTGCCCAAAAGTTCGCACAGACTTTGCAGTTGCAAAATCTGCAGACTGCTATTGCCCAAAATGAACCTTTCGACTCCGCTCAAGATAAACCTTTCGACTCCGCTCAAGATAAACCTTTCGACTCCGCTCAAGATAAACCTTTCGACTCCGCTCAAGGCAGGAAAACACACCTCAAAGGTCTGGTTGGATCTTCCTTTTCAATTACGGTTTCCGAAGCTTTTAAAACAG encodes:
- a CDS encoding tellurite resistance TerB family protein yields the protein MSFSNLFDSGFKKRNEDHFASIVRVAMSDGVITDNERAFLERLATRLDISEHDLKEILKDYNTHPINAPHSYEIRLERLYDLVRMVWADDIEGPNQHWLLEKLCVGLGFHSQNVKYIADKALALAYDKVDVDTFIEEMKNMNK